GCGCGAAACGCCTGCTGCAGGACGGCCAGCCGGTGATCGTGACCTATCGCCAGGACAAGCCCGGCGTCGATGAGCTGCGCCAGTTGGGCGCCACCTGCCTGCACGCGGAGCTGGCCGACGAAGCCGGCATCCTCGCCTTCATCGACACGCTGAAATCCCGCACCGACCACCTGCGCGCGATCGTCCACAACGCCTCGGCCTGGATCAGCGAAGAGCCCGGCCTTGAGGCGGACGCCTTCGGCGAACTGTTCCGCCTGCACATGCTCGCGCCCTACCTGATCAACCTGCGTTGCGCCGAACTGCTCGAACGCGACGCCGTCGAACGTGGCGCCCCGGCGGACATCATCCACCTCTCCGACGACGTCGCCCGCAAGGGCAGCGCCAATCGCATCGCCTACTGCGCCAGCAAGGCCGGCCTGGACAACCTCACCCTGTCCTTCGCCGCGCGCTTCGCGCCGCGCATCAAGGTCAACGGCATCGCGCCGGCCCTGATCCTGTTCAACGAAGGCGACGACGCGGACTACCGAGTGCGCACCCTGGCGAAATCCGCCCTGGGCATCGAACCGGGCGCGGAGGTGATCTACCAGAGCGTGCGCTACCTGCTCGACAGCCCCTACGTGACCGGCACCACCCTGACCGTCAACGGCGGCCGGCACCTCAAATGACCCGCCCGGCGCGGGCGCGAGGAATCCCACCATGATCGAAGACATGTCTCGCCACTACCGTGAGATTCTCAAAGGGCTCGGCGAAGACCCCGGCCGCGAGGGCCTGCTCGACACACCCAAGCGCGCCGCCAAGGCCATGCAGTACCTTTGCCACGGTTACGAGCAGACGCTGGGAGAGATCGTCAACGGCGCGCTGTTCGCCTCGGACAACGACGAGGTGGTGATCGTCAAGGACATCGAGCTCTACTCGCTGTGCGAACACCACCTGCTGCCCTTCATCGGCAAGGCCCATGTGGCGTACATTCCCACCGGCAAGGTGCTGGGCCTGTCGAAAGTGGCGCGCATCGTCGACATGTTCGCGCGCCGCCTGCAGATCCAGGAAAGCCTGACCCGGCAGATCGCCGAGGCCATCGAGCAGGTCACCAGCGCCGCCGGCGTGGCGGTGGTGATCGAAGCGCAGCACATGTGCATGATGATGCGCGGCGTGGAGAAACAGAACTCGGTGATGAACACTTCGGTGATGCTCGGCGCCTTCCGCGAGTCCAACACCACCCGCCAGGAATTTCTGCAACTGATCGGACGGAGCAAGTGAAATGACGCGACTGGAGCCAGGCATGGCGCGAATCCGGGTCAAGGATCTGCGCGTGCGCACCTACATCGGCATCAAGGAGGACGAAATCCTCAACAAGCAGGATGTGCTGATCAACCTCACAATCCTCTACCCGGCCGGCGATGCGGTGCAGGTCAACGACATCGACCACGCCCTGAACTACCGCACCATCACCAAGGCGATCATCGCCCACGTGGAGGAAAACCGCTTCGCCCTGCTCGAGCGCCTGACCCAGGAACTGCTCGACCTGGTGATGAGCAACCCGGCCGTGCGCTACGCCGAAGTGGAGGTCGACAAGCCCCACGCCCTGCGTTTCGCCGAGTCGGTGTCCATCGCGCTGGCCGCCCAACGCTGACCGGGCAGTCGAGCATTCTGCACGCCCGTGCCAGCCGGCCAACGGGCGTTGCTGGCAGATCGCTGGCCTCCTAGAATCTCGACAGCCCCGCCATGCGCCTCTGTTGCGCCCACTGAGAGACACGCCATGACCGAGCCCACCCATCTGACCGAAGAACAACGCACGGAACTCGAGGCCGCCGCCTTCCGCACCCTGGTGCAGCACCTGCGTACCCGCAAGGACGTGCAGAACATCGATCTGATGAATCTTGCCGGCTTCTGCCGCAACTGCCTGTCCAAGTGGTACAAGGCTGCGGCGGACGACATGGGACTGGACGTCAGCCCTGACCAGGCCCGCGAAGAGATCTACGGCATGCCTTACGCCGAATGGAAGGCCAAGTACCAGAAGGAAGCGACGCCCGAACAGCAGGCGGCCTTCGATAACGCGAAAAAGCACTGACGAGTTTGCCTTGATGACCCTCAACGATTTTCGCGCGCGCCTGCGCAGCGAGCAGCACCTGTTCACCGACACCCTCGCGTACATCGCCGAGCACTACAGCTACACCCCCAGCGCCTTCAGCAACGGCAGCGTGGAAAACCCCGCCGGGCAGAACGAAGGTTCCTGCAAGACCCTGGGTTTTGCGATTCTCGAAGGCCTGAGCCAGGAAGAGTCGCTGCTGGCGTTCGGCGAGCACTACCGCGCCGTGCGTGAGAACCCCGAAGGCACCGACCACGCCAACATCCGCGCCCTGCAGAGCACCGGCCTGGCCGGCGTCAACTTCGAGCGCCAGCCGCTGTCGCGTCGCGGCTGAGTTGTCTGGCTCGATGAATAAGCCCCGCTGATGCGGGGCTTTTTCATTTCGCGCGCCACGGTCTGCACCTGTAGGAGCGAGCTTGCTCGCGAACCTGCAAGGCACGGTGCCAGATCGTTCGCGAGCAAGCTCGCTCCTACAGGTTGCCCGTACGCCGATCACAGCGGTGGATAACGCTGATGCGTTATACGGCCTGCCAAGAACATCCCGCCTCGCCGAGCAGAAAAGAAAAAGGCCCCGCAAGCGGGGCCTCTTCCTGCACGCCGGCTCTTCGGGCCGTTACAGGGAATCCAGGTAACGCTCGACGTCCAGCGCGGCCATGCAGCCGGCGCCGGCGGAGGTGATCGCCTGGCGGTAGACGTGGTCGGCCACGTCGCCGGCAGCGAACACACCGGGAATGTTGGTGGCGGTGGCGTTACCTTCGCGGCCGCCGTTGACCACCAGGTAGCCGTCCTTCAATGCCAACTGGCCTTCGAACAGCGAGGTGTTGGGCGTATGGCCGATGGCGACGAACAGGCCATCCACCGGTAGCTCCGACGTCCCGCCATCGTTGTGGCGCAGGCGCACGCCGGTAACCCCCATGTCGTCGCCCAGCACCTCGTCGACCTGCGCATTCACGCGCAGCTCGATCTTGCCCTCGGCCACTCGGGCACGCAGCTTGTCCTGCAGGATCTTCTCGGCGCGGAAACTGTCGCGGCGGTGCACCAGGGTCACCTTGCTGGCGATGTTGGCCAGGTACAGCGCCTCTTCCACGGCGGTATTGCCGCCCCCGACCACCGCCACCTCGCGGTTGCGGTAGAAGAAGCCGTCGCAGGTCGCGCAGGCGGACACGCCCTTGCCCATGAACGACTCTTCCGAGGGCAGCCCCAGGTATCGCGCGCTGGCGCCGGTGGCGATGATCAGCGCATCCGCCGTGTAGGTGCCGCTGTCGCCCTTGAGCACGAAGGGCTTGCCCGCCAGGTCGACGCCGTGAATGTGATCGAAGACGATCTCCGTCTCGAAGCGCTCGGCGTGTTCCTGCATGCGCTGCATCAGCGCGGGTCCGGTGAGCCCGTGGGGATCGCCGGGCCAGTTGTCGACTTCGGTGGTGGTGGTCAACTGGCCGCCGGCCTGCAGGCCGGTGATCAGCAGCGGCTTGAGGTTGGCGCGAGCGGCGTAGACCGCGGCGCTGTATCCGGCCGGACCGGAACCCAGGATGATGACCCGCGCGTGGCGATTCTCGGACATCGCAGCCTCCTTTTTCAGCTAAAGAGAGTCAGACAAGGAAAGTCAGGCAAAAGAAAAGGGAGCTGCCAAAGTACCAGGGGGAAGGTTGGGAGGAACGGCAGCTCCTCTGAAAGGTTTCTTGCGCAGGACCGCATGGCCTGGAGACCGTGGACGATGCGGCGTGGTCTGAACCACGGAATCCATTGTCCCGCGGAGTTTCCCAGTGCCGTTGAGATAAGTCAGGCGTATCCTGATTTTCCATTGATCCTGCGCAATTCGACTTGGGGCGGAGCTTACAGCTCAGACTCATGCCTACAGAAATGCCCTTTCCCAATTCACCCAATAGCCCTTGTCTATGCACCACGCATCTCCCTTCGGGCTGACTAGACTCAAGCCAACGCTCAAGGTCCCTTCAGTCCCCGCATGAATCTTCGCGCCCGCCTGCTCCTGCTGTTCCTGCCCCTGTTCGCCGCCAGCCTGGCCGGGGTCTGGATGCTGTCCGACATGATCCTGCTCGACCGTTTCGACCGCGGCGACCGCCAGCGCCTGGCCGACGAGGTGCGCATCGTCCACAAGCGCATCGGCTTCGAGAAGAAACGCTTCCTCGACATCGTGCGCAGCTACGCCCAGTGGGACAGCAGCTATGCCTTCATGCAGAAACCCGATCCGAAGTTCGTCGAGGAGAACCTCGAAGTCGACATGCTCGGCTTCCTCAGCTTCGACTACGTGCTGTACGTCGACCGCCAGGGCCGGGTCGTCGGCCAGCAATGGAAGCTCGACGACCTGCCCGGCCGCTTCCCCGGCGCCTCCATGCCCAGCCCGGAAACCCTGCGGCGCGACATCCTGAAAACCGCCCTCGCGCTCGGCGCCCTCGACATCCAGGGCAATACGCGGCACAGCATCGACCAACTGGTGCAGATCGACGGTGTGCCGCAACTGCTGCTGAGCTACCCGATCAGCGATACCGCCGGCCACGCCGAACCCGCCGGCGCGCTGATCGCCGGCGTGCTGTTCGACAAGGAACGGATGGCCGCCCTGGAGAACCAGATGGGCGCGCGCCTGCACCTGGCCAACGACTCCAGCCCCGACAGCAGTTGGCGACCGCTGAACATTCCCAGCAATCGCGGTACCACCCTGCTCAGCCCCCGCCAGTTGCTCGGCAAGAACGCCCAGCAGATGTCGCTGCTGTACCTGAGCTCCCAGGGCCAGCCGCAGATGCGGCTCGACGTGGTCAGCCCGCGCCCGCTCTACCAGCAGGGCCGACAGTCCATCCGCCTGTTCCTCTACCAGGCCCTGGCCCTGCTGGCCACCGCCATGCTGCTGGCCTACCTGGCGCTGGAGTTCTGGATCATCCGTCGCGTGCGTACGCTCAACCGCGAGGTCTCGAACATCGGCCCGGAGGACCACCAGCAACGTCTCGGCAACCTGGGCAACGACGAACTCGGCCATCTCGCCGGCGAGATGAACCACATGCTCGACCGCCTGGAACAGAGCGAGGCGCGGGACCGGGCGATCCTCGACGCGATCCGCGACGGCTACTTCGAGATGGACGACAACGGCATCCTGCTCACCGTCAACGCCGCGCTGTGCCGGATGCTGGGCTATTCGACACAGGAGGTCGCCGGCCGCCACTACAGCGTGCTGCTGCTTGACGAGGACGCCCGCCGCGCCCAGGAACTCTACGTCCAGGTACGCGACGAACAGCGCGAAACCACCTTCTCCGCCCCCTTCCGCTGCCGCGACGGCCGGCTGCTCAACTGCGAGACGCGCTGCTCGGCGATCCTCGACCACCAAGGCCTGTTCCGCGGCTTCCGCGGCATCCTGCGCGACATCAGCCAGCACGTTGCCTACCAGAACCAACTGATCGACCTGGCCTTCCGCGACGCCGTGACCGGCCTGGGCAACCGCAAGGCCTTCGACGAGCAGTTGCCCGCCTCGATCACCCGCTGCGAGCGCGTTGCGCTGCTGTACATCGACCTGGATCGGTTCAAACAGGTCAACGACAACTTCGGCCACGCCGCCGGCGATGCCCTGCTGGCCGCCGTCGGGGAGCGCCTGCACAATAGCCTGCGGCAACCGGACCAGGCTTTCCGCCTGGGTGGCGATGAGTTCGCCGTGCTGCTGGAAAACGCCGAACCGCCGCAGGCCGAAAGCCTGGGCATGCGCCTGCTGCGGGTGCTGGGCAGTCCCTACGAGCTAGGCGGCCAGACCATCGACTTCGTCACGCCGAGCATCGGTATCGCGTTTTATCCACAGGACGCGAGCGATCCCGAAAGCCTCACCCGCGCCGCCGACAGCGCCATGTACCAGGCCAAGCAGGAGCGCAACCGCTGCCAACGCTACAGCCGCGCCTGAACTGCCACACACCCGGCAAAACAGACGGCTCGCCGGCCCTTCGCCGGGTCTGCTAAGGTCGCAAGCGCTTTACCCTTGGAGAGTTTCCTGGAGAGTCCCATGTCTACCCTGAGCGGCCCGCAATACCTCGGCGAAGGCCTGAAACTGATGATGCGCCCCGGTCTGCGGCTGTTCGTCCTGCTGCCGCTGAGCATCAACCTCATCCTGTTCATCGGCCTGATCGGTTTTGCCATCAACCAGTTCAGCCACTGGGTCGACTGGCTGATGCCGAGCCTGCCGGAGTGGCTGAGCTTCCTGCAGTTCATCCTCTGGCCGCTGTTCGTCACGCTGGTGCTGCTGATCGTATTCTTCACCTTCACCCTGATCGCCAACCTGATCGCCGCACCCTTCAACGGCTTCCTCGCGGAAAAGGTCGAAGTGGTGGTGCGCGGCACCGACGATTTCCCGGCCTTCAGCTGGGCCGAACTGATGGCGATGGTGCCGCGCACCATCGGCCGCGAACTGCGCAAGCTCGGCTACTTCCTGCCGCGCGCCATCGCGCTGTTCATCCTCAGCCTGATCCCCGGCCTGAACCTGATCGCCGCGCCGCTCTGGCTGCTGTTCGGCGTGTGGATGATGGCCGTGCAGTACATCGACTACCCGGCGGACAACCACAAGCTGGGCTGGAACGAAATGCTCGCCTGGCTGCGCAGCAAGCGCTGGGCCTGTATGGGCTTCGGCGGCATCACTTACCTGGTGCTGCTGATCCCGCTGGTCAACCTGGTCGCCATGCCCGCCGCCGTGGCCGGCGCGGTGCTGTTCTGGGTACGTGAAGGCGGCGACCAGGCGCTGGTGAAGTAATCACCGACGCCGCCCGAGCCGCTGTCACCTATCGATCATCGCTCTGTCATCGGCGCGCCACCGGGCGCCGGGACACTGCGAGCATGACCACGACTCCCCTGCGCATCGCGCTGATCAGCGAAACCTTTCCGCCGGAAATCAACGGCGTCGCCAACACCCTGGGCCGGCTGGCTTCGGGGCTGTTGCGCCTCGGACACCAGATCCAGGTGGTACGGCCGCGGCAGCAGGGCGACGGCGGCCGCCACAGCGACGCCGAGCTGGTGCTCACACGTGGCTGGCCGCTGCCCGGTTACCCCGGCCTGCAATGGGGCCAGTCCTGCCTGCACAAGCTGCTGCGCCACTGGAAGGGCGTGCGTCCCGACGTGCTCTACATCGCCACCGAAGGCCCGCTGGGCCTCGCCGCGCTGCGCGCCGCGCGGCGCCTGCGGATCCCGGTGATCAGCGGCTTCCACACCAATTTCCAGCAGTACAGCGCGCACTATGGTTTCGGCCCGCTGATGCGCCTGGTGACGCTGTACCTGCGCTGGTTCCACAACCGTACCCAGCAGACCCTGGTGCCCAGCGTCAGCCAGTCCTTGGAGTTGCAGCGACGCGGTTTCGAACGCCTGGCGCAGCTTTCGCGCGGCGTCGACAGCCAACTGTTCAACCCCGCCCGGCGCGACGAGACGCTGCGCCGTGAATGGGGCCTGGGCGAACGCGACATCGCCGTGCTGCACGTTGGTCGGCTGGCGGCGGAGAAGAACCTGTCGCTGCTGGGCAGCAGCTTCCGCGCCCTGTGCGCGGCGCACCCGCAGCTCAAGCTGCGCCTGGTGATAGTCGGCGACGGCCCGCAGCGCACGCACCTGCAGAAGGAACTGCCCGAAGCCGTGTTCTGCGGCCTGCAGCGCGGCGAGGAACTGGCCCGGCACTACGCCAGCGGCGACCTGTTCCTGTTCCCCAGCCTGTCGGAAACCTTCGGCAACGTGGTACTGGAAGCCCTGGCCTCAGGGTTGGCCGTGGTGGCGTTCGACCAGGCGGCGGCGGGCCAGCACATCCGTCACGGGCACAACGGCACCCTGGCGACGCCGGGCGACACCGAAGGCTTCTTCGAGGCGGCCAGTTGGCTGCTGGAAGACCCGGAGCGTCTGCGCCGAGTGCGGCTGAACGCC
This Pseudomonas sp. ATCC 13867 DNA region includes the following protein-coding sequences:
- a CDS encoding glycosyltransferase family 4 protein; the encoded protein is MTTTPLRIALISETFPPEINGVANTLGRLASGLLRLGHQIQVVRPRQQGDGGRHSDAELVLTRGWPLPGYPGLQWGQSCLHKLLRHWKGVRPDVLYIATEGPLGLAALRAARRLRIPVISGFHTNFQQYSAHYGFGPLMRLVTLYLRWFHNRTQQTLVPSVSQSLELQRRGFERLAQLSRGVDSQLFNPARRDETLRREWGLGERDIAVLHVGRLAAEKNLSLLGSSFRALCAAHPQLKLRLVIVGDGPQRTHLQKELPEAVFCGLQRGEELARHYASGDLFLFPSLSETFGNVVLEALASGLAVVAFDQAAAGQHIRHGHNGTLATPGDTEGFFEAASWLLEDPERLRRVRLNARHHASHQAWDTVVERFESYLQEACRLALHGKTATGLGPVGGSSVHK
- a CDS encoding sensor domain-containing diguanylate cyclase — encoded protein: MNLRARLLLLFLPLFAASLAGVWMLSDMILLDRFDRGDRQRLADEVRIVHKRIGFEKKRFLDIVRSYAQWDSSYAFMQKPDPKFVEENLEVDMLGFLSFDYVLYVDRQGRVVGQQWKLDDLPGRFPGASMPSPETLRRDILKTALALGALDIQGNTRHSIDQLVQIDGVPQLLLSYPISDTAGHAEPAGALIAGVLFDKERMAALENQMGARLHLANDSSPDSSWRPLNIPSNRGTTLLSPRQLLGKNAQQMSLLYLSSQGQPQMRLDVVSPRPLYQQGRQSIRLFLYQALALLATAMLLAYLALEFWIIRRVRTLNREVSNIGPEDHQQRLGNLGNDELGHLAGEMNHMLDRLEQSEARDRAILDAIRDGYFEMDDNGILLTVNAALCRMLGYSTQEVAGRHYSVLLLDEDARRAQELYVQVRDEQRETTFSAPFRCRDGRLLNCETRCSAILDHQGLFRGFRGILRDISQHVAYQNQLIDLAFRDAVTGLGNRKAFDEQLPASITRCERVALLYIDLDRFKQVNDNFGHAAGDALLAAVGERLHNSLRQPDQAFRLGGDEFAVLLENAEPPQAESLGMRLLRVLGSPYELGGQTIDFVTPSIGIAFYPQDASDPESLTRAADSAMYQAKQERNRCQRYSRA
- the folX gene encoding dihydroneopterin triphosphate 2'-epimerase, yielding MTRLEPGMARIRVKDLRVRTYIGIKEDEILNKQDVLINLTILYPAGDAVQVNDIDHALNYRTITKAIIAHVEENRFALLERLTQELLDLVMSNPAVRYAEVEVDKPHALRFAESVSIALAAQR
- the folE gene encoding GTP cyclohydrolase I FolE, with protein sequence MIEDMSRHYREILKGLGEDPGREGLLDTPKRAAKAMQYLCHGYEQTLGEIVNGALFASDNDEVVIVKDIELYSLCEHHLLPFIGKAHVAYIPTGKVLGLSKVARIVDMFARRLQIQESLTRQIAEAIEQVTSAAGVAVVIEAQHMCMMMRGVEKQNSVMNTSVMLGAFRESNTTRQEFLQLIGRSK
- a CDS encoding DUF1244 domain-containing protein, producing the protein MTEPTHLTEEQRTELEAAAFRTLVQHLRTRKDVQNIDLMNLAGFCRNCLSKWYKAAADDMGLDVSPDQAREEIYGMPYAEWKAKYQKEATPEQQAAFDNAKKH
- the trxB gene encoding thioredoxin-disulfide reductase, whose product is MSENRHARVIILGSGPAGYSAAVYAARANLKPLLITGLQAGGQLTTTTEVDNWPGDPHGLTGPALMQRMQEHAERFETEIVFDHIHGVDLAGKPFVLKGDSGTYTADALIIATGASARYLGLPSEESFMGKGVSACATCDGFFYRNREVAVVGGGNTAVEEALYLANIASKVTLVHRRDSFRAEKILQDKLRARVAEGKIELRVNAQVDEVLGDDMGVTGVRLRHNDGGTSELPVDGLFVAIGHTPNTSLFEGQLALKDGYLVVNGGREGNATATNIPGVFAAGDVADHVYRQAITSAGAGCMAALDVERYLDSL
- a CDS encoding HopJ type III effector protein is translated as MTLNDFRARLRSEQHLFTDTLAYIAEHYSYTPSAFSNGSVENPAGQNEGSCKTLGFAILEGLSQEESLLAFGEHYRAVRENPEGTDHANIRALQSTGLAGVNFERQPLSRRG
- the cysZ gene encoding sulfate transporter CysZ; the encoded protein is MSTLSGPQYLGEGLKLMMRPGLRLFVLLPLSINLILFIGLIGFAINQFSHWVDWLMPSLPEWLSFLQFILWPLFVTLVLLIVFFTFTLIANLIAAPFNGFLAEKVEVVVRGTDDFPAFSWAELMAMVPRTIGRELRKLGYFLPRAIALFILSLIPGLNLIAAPLWLLFGVWMMAVQYIDYPADNHKLGWNEMLAWLRSKRWACMGFGGITYLVLLIPLVNLVAMPAAVAGAVLFWVREGGDQALVK
- the folM gene encoding dihydromonapterin reductase, which gives rise to MGNTPAPILITGASQRIGLHCAKRLLQDGQPVIVTYRQDKPGVDELRQLGATCLHAELADEAGILAFIDTLKSRTDHLRAIVHNASAWISEEPGLEADAFGELFRLHMLAPYLINLRCAELLERDAVERGAPADIIHLSDDVARKGSANRIAYCASKAGLDNLTLSFAARFAPRIKVNGIAPALILFNEGDDADYRVRTLAKSALGIEPGAEVIYQSVRYLLDSPYVTGTTLTVNGGRHLK